GCGCCGAGATCGCGCTTATCGAAGCCTTGGTCCTACTGAAGACGGGGTCTGGCGACGACCGACCGCTTATTGCCAAACTAAAGAAGCTCGACGACGTTCACAGTCTGACGTCGCTGAATGGAAACTACGATTTTGCACTCGAACTTAGCGCAAAGTCCGCGGCGCAGCTTGACGCAACGCTGGAAGTGATCAGGAGAATGGACCATGTCGCTGAGACGACCTGCAGCATCCGGCTTCAGAGGTTCGCCTAGGAAGGGCGGCAATCGTTACCGCGACGCCTGGCTCGGAGATGCCCAGCGCTCGGCTTCAATCCGCTATGCCGAGGACCGCAGAGATGCACCTTACCGGGCATCAGTATGCTGGACATCCGTGTAGAAGAGCAAACGGCTACCGCGAGAAAGACATTCAACGACCAAATTGTCATTGAGGAAGGCGGCTTTCAGGCCTTTATTGGCAGTCGGTGTTCATTTGCACGAAAGAGAGAGCGCTGGGAAAATTACCGGTTTTGTAGGCTTCCTTCCATTCGCGCCCGGCTGAGGAGCACAATACAACGTCTTCGCATTCGTTCCGCAGGGCTAAGCTTTGCTCCGACTGGTCACGGCATTGTTCGTTGATCAACGGGGTTGCAGCTCCGCGCCTGCGATGATCGAGACCTTTTGATTTATTTGATCAGGATCAATTAGGGAGGGTTTCTTTGCCGCAACGCAAAGGACATGTCCTGCCGCACAATCCCAGAGATTGGCCCCGTGTTCAATATATCCGGCGAGCCGACCCGTCGCGACGAGAGCCAGGGAAGCTGCGCAACTACCGAGACTGACCACATGGTAACCAGCAGCTTC
This Rhizobium leguminosarum DNA region includes the following protein-coding sequences:
- a CDS encoding Lrp/AsnC family transcriptional regulator; the encoded protein is MDDKDRYILAELKQNARLSTAALAKSLKVSRATVQNRIDRMIDGHVIKRFTIETGEGAEIALIEALVLLKTGSGDDRPLIAKLKKLDDVHSLTSLNGNYDFALELSAKSAAQLDATLEVIRRMDHVAETTCSIRLQRFA